AGTGGCTTTCAGGCCATTGCTATCAGCCCCAGCACTTCTAGATACATAAAGCTTAAAAACAGAACCCAAAAGTCCATCATCCCCTGCAGTGTCCTCTGCTGGATATCCCATCTGATCCTAAATAGCATCATTCTTCTGACAATTAAAGGGACAAGGACTACCAGAAACATCTCAAACCTACTGGATTACGGGTTCTGTTCTACTTCAACAACCTCTACCATTACTGTTGCTCTATCTTCAGTTGTGGCCTCCCTCCCTGATGTTACCTGTGTAGGGCTCATGGTTTTTGCCAGTGGCTACATGATGTTGCTTCTAAAAAGGCACCAAAAAAGAGTCCAGCACATCCATACGTCCAGCCTTTCTCCCAGAGCCTCCCCTGAAATCAGAGCCACTCGATCCATCCAATTGCTGGTGAACAcctttgtcttcttttatttGCTCAATTCT
This genomic interval from Gracilinanus agilis isolate LMUSP501 unplaced genomic scaffold, AgileGrace unplaced_scaffold60964, whole genome shotgun sequence contains the following:
- the LOC123256562 gene encoding vomeronasal type-1 receptor 1-like encodes the protein MSPLEIILGVVFCSQTAIGVLGNSFLVFLFTFMFLTAHKLRPIDTILIQLAWANSLMLLFKGVPQTMAALSLKNFLDDTGCKTVFYLLRVARALSLSMTCFLSGFQAIAISPSTSRYIKLKNRTQKSIIPCSVLCWISHLILNSIILLTIKGTRTTRNISNLLDYGFCSTSTTSTITVALSSVVASLPDVTCVGLMVFASGYMMLLLKRHQKRVQHIHTSSLSPRASPEIRATRSIQLLVNTFVFFYLLNSVLVLYMHFKNPRPWLLHSSNFLAGCFPNICPFVLI